The nucleotide sequence CGCTTACACTGTTTGTTTACGTTGCTAATACTGGAAGCTAACTTAGCATCGCGTTAGCATCGTGGCTACTAGTTCATGCAGGTAAACTGGCTCGTTGCCGACTGATTGGAAATGTTTAATCGGGTAATTTCTAATTCATTTGGAACTTACTGATCAGTATTCAAAACGAAGTTGGTTGTCCAATTCTGTAAATTACATTTCCCCCCTGACGTTTCCATTAACTGCCGAACTGGAAGCTGCAAATCAGATGCTAATCCACTTTTAAAACTTGTTAGTCAGGGAGTAATAATGTTCACAGTAAAGCCAGATCCAAATTACTTTTGGTTACTCTAGTTTCATAAAGTGTAACACTCACGCTTACATCTAGACCTAGATATCAGTTTATTCACAATTTATAAATATTTGCGTTTCTGAACAtgtcatgttttaaaattaacctGTAATGgttgtgtgtgtatagtgtctttttctatgtttttgaaTGACTAAACATTTTATGGGTGTAGTCAACTTTTGATTATGAATATTGATCAAGTGTAAATCACAGAATGGCACAAATTTCAGTCTGTACATAGACATTTCATCATTATGTTGATGATGAAAATCAGTGCAAAAGATACATCTTAACGGCAACAATATAAATGGATTAAAGCTTGAGTGTAATCACTGCGGTTGCAAAATATTGACATAAGAtttgtttattacatttaaatctgTGCTCTTTCTACAGCTTCCCTTCATTGAACCTTGCAGTAACTGGCACCTCTCACCTTAGATCATTCAGCAACTGGATTGTGCCCAGAACGGCTGGAACACCTCAGATTTCCAGATTTCTTGCGCCGCTTTCTCCACAAGCTGAGGGTTCAGgagtgttccagcagcttccgTGGCAGTACCAGCAGGTCCGGACCAGAAAAAGAGGCACAGAGTATCAGCCCAAGAACATTAAACGCAAAAGAACCCACGGCTGGATAAAGAGGCTCAGCTCACAGGGTGGCATCGAAGTGCTTCTGCGGCGAATGCTGAAGGGGCGGAAATCACTCTCGCATTAAAGGTTCCTTCTGGAAACCTATAAGACTTTCAAGAAACAGACGTCTGTTCTGAAATGCAGGAGGTGCTCAGCATGCAGTGAAGAACTTATGCATGGAGAAACTGGGTGTGGCCTGACTGGCAGTCACACAGTGTGAGTAATAATGGAAGGATAGAATGGATACTGCCATTGTCTGATGGGATGGATTTGCCTAGAGGAAATTTTCCCCCACCCAACATGAAGTTTTGGTTAGAACCATTAAATGtcagcaaatgttttttttttgtgtgtgtgtgaattcaTTTGGGTCAAAGAGAAAAAGTGtccaataaaatgattttgcaaAACCAGTTGGTGGCGTTGTTCCTGAAATGCAAACACCagatgcagttaaatgcagatTAAATAAAGTTTACTTAAATAGTATCCAAGAGAAATTGTAGATAAAGAGTTATTTCCCTGTTGCATTTAAAGAGAAAAGGTTTGATCTGCTGACTACTGTTTGTTAAACAGTTTCCGGTTTATTTAACTAGAGGCAATATGAACAGATCTATGAATTACTAtcgtatctatctatctatctatctgtctatctatctatctatctatctatctatctatctatctatctatctatctgtctatctgtctatctgtctatctatctatctatctatctatctatctatctatctatctatctatctatctatctatcatacCAGTCAAGTTTGGACACACATCATTCAATGATTTctatttatgtaaaatattttctacattgtagattaatactgaagacataaCTATGAcagaacacatggaattatgctgtaaacaaaaaagtgttagaAAATGTTCTATATTTTAGATTATTCAAAGTAgcccccttttgctttgatgacagtcTTGAAGGACTTCCAGAAGATGCTGAGCACATGttggctgcttttccttcactctgcagtCCAACTCATCCACACCATCTCAACTggatttaggtcaggtgactatggaggccaggtcatctgacacagcactccATTGCTTTCCTTCATGGTCAGACAgcccttccacagcctggaggtgtgtttggggtcattct is from Amphiprion ocellaris isolate individual 3 ecotype Okinawa chromosome 10, ASM2253959v1, whole genome shotgun sequence and encodes:
- the mrpl34 gene encoding 39S ribosomal protein L34, mitochondrial isoform X2, giving the protein MNVILSSFSRLRGITHLSKSFSNWIVPRTAGTPQISRFLAPLSPQAEGSGVFQQLPWQYQQVRTRKRGTEYQPKNIKRKRTHGWIKRLSSQGGIEVLLRRMLKGRKSLSH
- the mrpl34 gene encoding 39S ribosomal protein L34, mitochondrial isoform X1, which encodes MNVILSSFSRLRGITHLSNFPSLNLAVTGTSHLRSFSNWIVPRTAGTPQISRFLAPLSPQAEGSGVFQQLPWQYQQVRTRKRGTEYQPKNIKRKRTHGWIKRLSSQGGIEVLLRRMLKGRKSLSH